One window of the Dreissena polymorpha isolate Duluth1 chromosome 5, UMN_Dpol_1.0, whole genome shotgun sequence genome contains the following:
- the LOC127831415 gene encoding ribonuclease E-like — protein MAKRKRKTLNTESTDDCLKKAADDSLKKKRQNTKVLKQKGGQLNRSEYFNEKMTQDRKNVQKSETSISKKLRKFSSEMKKADNESADEKIWDDSELQAGKDTEKKDIEVKRRGKHKRSNMGNEAEAEIKPKKSRKAKEPKCITNPQNVPKSRGKRKLDSAKSSNEKNDPSETTVDFSKEQEVSLINKASESCKNKANNIFNKNRYSEVDPEGNCIDHSAEEDIESDDDFDEVDDNMHNPRNLDQKISPKFNRALPKTVDHMDAMAVLLHMEGMGDSKPSTSRNSSGASDDDELDEDESEAEWEDVQDMHSGSPKKSQAQSGSVEITLEAPVLYKKKKKKGFDLESYFKRQINKFKREVAMDTHKVL, from the exons ATGGCAAAACGGAAGCGAAAAACCCTAAATACTGAATCGACAGATGATTGTCTGAAGAAGGCAGCTGATGATAGCTTGAAGAAAAAAAGGCAGAACACTAAAGTTTTAAAGCAGAAGGGTGGTCAATTAAATCGTTCTGAGTACTTCAATGAAAAAATGACACAGGATCGGAAAAATGTACAAAAATCTGAAACAAGTATTTCAAAGAAGTTAAGAAAATTTTCATCTGAAATGAAAAAAGCTGATAATGAGTCTGCAGATGAAAAAATATGGGATGATTCAGAATTACAAGCAGGCAAAGACACAGAAAAGAAAGACATAGAAGTAAAGAGAAGGGGTAAGCACAAACGCAGCAATATGGGTAATGAAGCTGAAGCTGAAATTAAACCCAAAAAATCAAGAAAGGCCAAAGAACCCAAATGTATCACTAATCCTCAAAATGTACCCAAATCTCGTGGTAAAAGAAAATTAGATAGTGCAAAATCATCAAATGAAAAGAATGACCCATCTGAAACTACAGTTGATTTTTCAAAGGAACAAGAAGTATCTTTAATTAACAAAGCATCAGAATCATGCAAGAATAAAGCAAACAATATCTTTAATAAAAACAGATATAGTGAAGTGGATCCTGAAGGAAATTGTATTGATCACAGTGCTGAAGAAGATATCGAAAGCGATGATGACTTTGATGAAGTTGATGACAATATGCATAACCCACGCAATTTAGACCAGAAAATAAGTCCCAAATTTAATCGTGCCTTACCCAAGACTGTTGACCACATGGACGCCATGGCAGTCTTGCTGCATATGGAAGGCATGGGGGATAGCAAGCCATCCACGTCCAGAAACTCCAGCGGGGCCAGTGATGATGATGAACTTGACGAGGACGAGAGTGAGGCTGAGTGGGAAGATGTTCAGG ATATGCATTCTGGCAGCCCAAAGAAGTCCCAAGCTCAATCTGGCTCAGTGGAAATAACCTTGGAGGCACCTGTCCTGTACAAGAAAAA GAAGAAGAAGGGCTTCGATCTAGAAAGCTACTTCAAAAGGCAGATAAATAAATTCAAGCGGGAAGTGGCCATGGATACTCATAAGGTACTATAA